The nucleotide sequence CAGGGCGCCCGGCCGGACGGCGAGCGGTGGCTCCTCTTGGCAGTGGGCGCGGCGAGCGGGCTGACCGTGGTCGTCCTCTTCGGTCTGCTCATGGTGAGCGCCGTCACCGGGCGCGCCCTGAGCATCTCCGTCCCCGATCCGCTCACCATCGAGGTCGTCGGGCATCAATGGTGGTGGGAGGTCCGCTACCCCGACCCCGACGGCGCGGTGGTGAGCGCGAACGAGGTCCACGTCCCCGTCGGCTACCCCGTGCGCCTGCGGCTCGGGTCGGCGGACGTCATCCACAGCCTCTGGGTTCCCAGCCTTCACGGGAAGACGGACCAGATCCCCGGACACTGGAACACGACGTGGCTCCTGGCCGATCGCCCGGGCGAGTTCCGCGGACAGTGCGCCGAGTTCTGCGGCATCCAGCACGCCCACATGGCTCTGACGGTCTCGGCCGAGCCGCCGGAGACCTTCGCCGCTTGGCGCCAGGCGCAACGGGCGCCCGCGCCGGCGCCGACGGACCCGTCGAGTCAGCGCGGAATGGAGGTCTTCCTCGGATCCTCGTGCGCGGGCTGCCACACGATCCGGGGCACGCCTGCGCTTGGGCGACTCGGTCCAGACCTCACGCACCTGGCGAGCCGCCGGCGCATCGCGGCCGGTGTGCTGCCAAACGATTCGGACCACCTGGCTGCCTGGATCCGCGACCCCGAGCAGTGGAAGCCAGGGACCCGCATGCCGGCCTCCCGACTCGGCCCTGAAGATCTCCAGGCCCTCGTGACGTACCTGGCCACGCTCCGATGAGCGTCGCGTTCCCGCCCGCGGCCAGGATCGCGCCCGGCCGCGGCGACGATCGGGAGGCCGACCTCCTCGCCCGAACCTGGGCCTCACCGCCGGGAATCCGGGGCTGGTTCACCACCGTGCACCACCGGACGATCGGGCTCCGCTACATCGCGACGGCCCTGGTCTTCTTCACAGCCGGCGGCGTCGAGGCGTTACTGATGCGCCTGCAGCTCGCCCGACCGGAGAACGCGCTGCTGGGGCCCCAGGCCTACAACCGGCTCTTCACCCTCCACGGCAACACGATGATGTTCCTCTTCGCCGTGCCGATCATGGAAGGTCTGGCGATCTACCTCGTCCCCCTCATGATCGGGACTCGCAACGTCGCCTTCCCCCGGCTCAATGCCTACGGCTACTACGCCTACCTGATCGGCGGTCTCCTCCTCTACGGGGCCCTGCCCTTCGGCGGCGCGTCCGACGTTGGCTGGTTCAGCTACGTGCCGCTGGCGACCCTGACGTACTCGCCGGGCAAGGGCGTCGACGTCTGGACGCAGATGATCTATTTCACCGAGCTGTCCGCGCTGGTCGTGGCGGTAGAGCTGATCGTGACGATCTTCAAGTTGCGGGCGCCCGGCATGTCGCTGGACCGGATGCCGCTGTTCGTCTGGTCGATGCTGGTGATGTCGGTGATGATCGTCTTCGCCATGCCGGCCATCATCGTCGCCACGACCTTCCTTCCGCTCGATCGGATGGTGGAGACGCGGTTCTTCGACGTAGCGGCGGGCGCGGACCCGCTCCTCTGGCAGCACCTGTTCTGGTTCTTCGGCCATCCCGAGGTCTACATCGTCTTCGTGCCGGCCCTCGGGATCGTCTCCTCGATCGTGGTGGCGTTCGCCGGCCGCCCGATCGTGGGCTATA is from Candidatus Methylomirabilota bacterium and encodes:
- the coxB gene encoding cytochrome c oxidase subunit II; amino-acid sequence: MMASAVIVRHRSWPPIPAFLLAMAVGGCDGIQSALRPAGPQAARIAALWWVMLGVGAAVLAAVVATMLWAVLRPARSRAQGARPDGERWLLLAVGAASGLTVVVLFGLLMVSAVTGRALSISVPDPLTIEVVGHQWWWEVRYPDPDGAVVSANEVHVPVGYPVRLRLGSADVIHSLWVPSLHGKTDQIPGHWNTTWLLADRPGEFRGQCAEFCGIQHAHMALTVSAEPPETFAAWRQAQRAPAPAPTDPSSQRGMEVFLGSSCAGCHTIRGTPALGRLGPDLTHLASRRRIAAGVLPNDSDHLAAWIRDPEQWKPGTRMPASRLGPEDLQALVTYLATLR